A genomic segment from Bosea sp. OAE506 encodes:
- a CDS encoding PhzF family phenazine biosynthesis protein, whose product MARRFVTLDVFTDTPHAGNPLAVVLDSDGLDTAAMQAIAREFNLSETVFVQPPAGPAHRAALRIFTPGRELPFAGHPTVGTAVLLALRDRAEGRGADILVLEEQIGRVPCAVAVSGERLGQATFTLPRLPQEGEPAPAAADIAAVLGLEPGRIGLPGHRPAVFSAGVPFTMVPVADLAAIGAIALDLGRWNAVMTPAAHPNAFVYCRETVATGHHYHARMFWPGAGIVEDPATGGATAAFAGAIMAFDKPGDGEHRFVIEQGYEMGRPSQITLELTVAQGALVSARIGGSAVVISEGVLL is encoded by the coding sequence ATGGCCCGCCGTTTCGTCACGCTCGACGTCTTCACCGACACGCCCCATGCCGGCAACCCGCTGGCGGTGGTGCTGGATTCGGACGGGCTCGATACGGCGGCGATGCAGGCGATCGCGCGCGAGTTCAACCTGTCCGAGACGGTGTTCGTGCAGCCGCCGGCCGGGCCTGCGCACCGCGCGGCGCTGCGCATCTTCACGCCCGGTCGCGAACTGCCCTTCGCCGGGCATCCGACCGTCGGCACCGCCGTGTTGCTGGCGCTGCGCGACCGGGCCGAGGGGCGCGGCGCCGACATTCTGGTGCTGGAAGAGCAGATCGGCCGCGTGCCCTGCGCGGTCGCCGTCAGCGGCGAGCGCTTGGGGCAGGCGACCTTCACGTTGCCGCGCCTGCCGCAGGAGGGCGAGCCCGCGCCCGCCGCCGCCGATATCGCCGCTGTCCTCGGGCTGGAACCGGGCCGGATTGGCCTGCCCGGCCACCGCCCGGCCGTCTTCTCGGCCGGCGTGCCCTTCACCATGGTGCCGGTGGCCGACCTCGCCGCGATCGGGGCGATCGCGCTCGATCTCGGTCGCTGGAACGCCGTGATGACGCCGGCCGCCCACCCCAACGCCTTCGTCTATTGCCGAGAGACGGTGGCGACGGGACATCATTACCACGCCCGGATGTTCTGGCCGGGGGCGGGCATCGTCGAGGATCCGGCGACGGGCGGCGCGACGGCGGCTTTCGCCGGCGCGATCATGGCCTTCGACAAGCCCGGCGATGGCGAGCACCGCTTCGTCATCGAGCAGGGTTACGAGATGGGGCGGCCCTCGCAGATCACGCTGGAACTGACGGTGGCGCAGGGCGCGCTGGTCTCGGCGCGGATCGGCGGTTCGGCCGTCGTCATCAGCGAGGGCGTGCTGCTGTGA
- a CDS encoding methyl-accepting chemotaxis protein — protein sequence MPIVRGMIPTDDPLPDPTAALRSGSPQSRFPVMGIDESTLRLMRSLGPVVKPLLAPGVALHFDRLIHHERMSDAAVRYRDILERALAGHGAAVFDAAFDDAYLRSLGEAVTAEASTPFGARAHAVMILAAVRAAFPEIGRRNRFSGRAAAQACQRVVELLAVDLACTMEVVYQKQEAQAVWRGAEIETLTEGFRKQVGEVSEAATQASGTLSKVAANSAQVSRSAGLSMTESRESLGRVREVVLQTVVATEQLRQSIGEIDRSTREGADIAQQAVTAAGEARQTIESLAGLVGEIGSVVNLISDIAAQTNLLALNATIEAARAGEAGRGFAVVASEVKNLSAQTTSATGTIAARIDAIREATQRCVGSIARIDGSVTGMADVASAIARSLGEQLAVTEGMAQDAQGTAGEVETALDLVAQTFSAIQRVGSSVEEMNARSDSVGNVADELARSVNEFAASVAQRLAG from the coding sequence TTGCCTATCGTCAGGGGCATGATCCCGACCGACGACCCGTTGCCGGATCCGACAGCCGCGTTGCGGTCCGGGTCGCCCCAGTCGCGCTTCCCGGTGATGGGAATCGACGAGTCGACGCTGCGGCTGATGCGCAGCCTCGGCCCGGTGGTCAAACCCCTGCTGGCGCCGGGCGTCGCGTTGCATTTCGACCGCCTCATTCATCATGAGCGGATGAGCGATGCGGCCGTGCGGTATCGCGACATTCTCGAGCGGGCCTTGGCCGGGCATGGCGCCGCCGTCTTCGATGCGGCCTTCGATGATGCCTATCTGCGGTCTCTGGGCGAGGCGGTGACGGCCGAGGCCAGCACACCGTTCGGGGCGCGTGCTCACGCGGTGATGATCCTGGCGGCGGTGCGCGCGGCCTTTCCCGAGATCGGCCGGCGGAACCGCTTCTCCGGACGGGCTGCCGCGCAAGCCTGCCAGAGGGTGGTCGAGCTGCTGGCGGTCGACCTCGCCTGCACGATGGAGGTCGTCTACCAAAAGCAGGAGGCCCAGGCCGTCTGGCGTGGCGCTGAGATCGAGACCCTGACCGAGGGATTCCGCAAGCAGGTCGGCGAGGTGTCGGAGGCCGCCACCCAGGCGTCGGGCACGCTCAGCAAAGTCGCGGCCAACAGTGCGCAGGTCTCGCGCAGCGCGGGCCTGAGCATGACCGAGAGCCGCGAGAGCCTCGGCCGCGTGCGCGAGGTCGTCCTGCAGACCGTGGTGGCCACCGAGCAGCTCCGGCAGTCGATCGGCGAGATCGACCGCAGCACGCGCGAGGGGGCAGACATCGCGCAGCAGGCCGTGACGGCCGCCGGCGAGGCGCGGCAGACGATCGAAAGCCTGGCCGGGCTCGTCGGCGAGATCGGCTCGGTCGTGAACCTGATCTCCGACATCGCCGCGCAGACCAACCTGCTCGCTCTCAACGCCACCATCGAGGCCGCGCGGGCGGGCGAGGCCGGGCGCGGCTTTGCCGTCGTCGCCAGCGAGGTCAAGAACCTCTCGGCCCAGACCACGAGCGCCACCGGCACGATCGCGGCCCGCATCGACGCCATCCGCGAGGCGACCCAGCGCTGTGTCGGCTCGATCGCCCGGATCGACGGATCGGTGACGGGCATGGCGGACGTCGCCTCCGCCATTGCGCGCTCGCTCGGCGAGCAGCTCGCCGTCACGGAGGGCATGGCGCAGGATGCCCAGGGCACGGCCGGCGAGGTCGAAACCGCGCTGGATCTCGTCGCCCAGACCTTCAGTGCCATTCAGCGGGTCGGCTCCTCGGTCGAGGAAATGAACGCCCGCTCCGACTCGGTCGGCAATGTCGCCGACGAGCTGGCGCGCAGCGTCAACGAGTTCGCCGCGTCGGTGGCGCAGCGCCTCGCCGGCTGA
- a CDS encoding M3 family metallopeptidase: MTAPVSVSSEASVPEALPLPADNPFAARWDTPFGLPPFAAIRPEHVQPAFEAALAKHKDEMAAIVADPATPDFANTIEALERAGRALSRVGGVFYNLTGADTNEALQAIERTLSPLTSRHWSAIMMDPVLFARVDAVFAKRETLGLDSEQMRLLERTHRGFIRSGVQLGAEDKARLAAINERLAGLGTQFSQNVLKDESSYALMIEDEAGLAGLPPFLLAAMARSAADRGHPGQHAVTLSRSVIEPFLTFSTRRDLREEAFAAWGKRGENGNDSDNRLIVAEMVKLRAEKAKLLGYATFAHFKLDDTMAKTPENVRELLELVWKPAKARAAQEAADLAALAQAEGENGPIRPSDWRHYAEKVRQKTYALDEAVLKPYLQLDRIIAAAFDVAGKLFGLSFAARTDLAGYHPDVRIWEVTESATGRHIGLFIGDYFARASKRSGAWMSAFRGQRRLGGEVRPIIVNVCNFAKPAEGKPALLSIDDARTLFHEFGHALHGLLSDVTYGSLAGTSVSRDFVELPSQLYEHWFLTKEVMQTYCLHADTAEPIPEALIETIKRAQTFNQGCATVEYTSSALVDLAFHSLEEPGEIDALAFEKAELSRLGMPEGMVMRHRTPHFTHVFSGDGYSAGYYSYLWSEVMDADAFNAFLEAGDVFAPELAGKLKRYIYSAGDTRDAAEAYRLFRGRLPTPDALLQKRGLAA, encoded by the coding sequence ATGACCGCGCCCGTCTCCGTCTCGTCCGAAGCCTCTGTGCCCGAGGCGCTCCCGCTCCCGGCCGACAACCCCTTCGCCGCACGCTGGGACACGCCCTTCGGCCTGCCGCCCTTCGCCGCGATCAGGCCCGAGCATGTCCAGCCGGCCTTCGAGGCTGCGCTCGCCAAGCACAAGGACGAGATGGCGGCGATCGTGGCCGATCCGGCGACGCCCGATTTCGCCAACACCATCGAGGCGCTGGAGCGTGCAGGGCGTGCGCTCTCGCGCGTCGGTGGCGTGTTCTACAATCTGACGGGCGCCGACACGAACGAGGCGCTTCAGGCGATCGAGCGCACGCTCTCGCCGCTGACCTCGCGGCACTGGTCGGCGATCATGATGGATCCCGTGCTGTTTGCCCGCGTCGATGCGGTCTTTGCCAAGCGTGAGACGCTGGGCCTCGATTCCGAACAGATGCGATTGCTGGAGCGGACTCATCGCGGCTTCATCCGCTCGGGCGTGCAGCTCGGCGCGGAGGACAAGGCGCGGCTGGCCGCGATCAACGAGCGGCTGGCGGGCCTGGGCACCCAGTTCAGCCAGAACGTGCTGAAGGACGAATCCTCCTATGCCCTGATGATCGAAGACGAGGCGGGGCTTGCCGGTCTGCCGCCTTTCCTGCTGGCTGCGATGGCGCGGTCGGCGGCTGATCGCGGCCATCCCGGCCAACACGCGGTCACGCTGTCGCGCTCGGTGATCGAGCCCTTCCTGACCTTCTCGACGCGGCGTGACCTGCGCGAGGAGGCCTTCGCCGCTTGGGGCAAGCGCGGCGAGAACGGCAATGACAGCGACAACCGCCTGATCGTGGCCGAAATGGTCAAGCTGCGTGCTGAGAAGGCCAAGCTCCTCGGCTATGCGACCTTCGCGCATTTCAAGCTCGACGACACCATGGCCAAGACGCCGGAGAATGTCCGCGAGCTGCTCGAACTGGTCTGGAAGCCGGCCAAGGCGCGCGCGGCCCAGGAGGCGGCCGATCTCGCCGCGCTGGCCCAGGCCGAGGGTGAAAACGGCCCGATCCGCCCCTCCGACTGGCGCCATTACGCCGAGAAGGTGCGCCAGAAGACCTATGCGCTCGATGAAGCGGTGCTGAAGCCTTATCTCCAGCTCGACCGGATCATCGCCGCTGCCTTCGACGTCGCCGGCAAGCTGTTTGGCCTGTCCTTCGCGGCGCGAACCGATCTTGCGGGTTATCACCCCGATGTCCGGATCTGGGAAGTGACGGAGAGCGCGACCGGCCGGCATATCGGCCTGTTCATCGGCGACTATTTCGCCCGCGCCTCGAAGCGCTCGGGCGCCTGGATGAGCGCGTTTCGCGGCCAGCGCCGGCTCGGCGGCGAGGTCCGCCCGATCATCGTCAATGTCTGCAACTTCGCCAAGCCGGCGGAGGGCAAGCCCGCACTGCTCTCGATCGACGATGCGCGCACGCTGTTCCACGAATTCGGCCATGCGCTGCACGGGCTGCTTTCGGACGTCACCTACGGATCTTTGGCCGGCACTTCGGTGTCCCGTGATTTCGTCGAACTGCCCTCGCAGCTCTACGAGCACTGGTTCCTGACCAAGGAGGTGATGCAGACCTATTGCCTGCATGCGGACACGGCTGAGCCGATTCCCGAGGCGCTGATCGAGACGATCAAGCGCGCCCAGACCTTCAACCAGGGCTGTGCCACCGTCGAGTACACCTCATCCGCGCTGGTCGACCTCGCCTTCCATTCGCTGGAGGAGCCCGGCGAGATCGACGCGCTGGCCTTCGAGAAGGCCGAGCTTTCGCGGCTCGGCATGCCCGAGGGCATGGTGATGCGCCACCGCACGCCGCATTTCACCCATGTCTTCTCGGGCGACGGCTATTCGGCGGGCTATTACAGCTATCTCTGGTCGGAGGTGATGGACGCCGACGCCTTCAACGCCTTCCTGGAGGCTGGCGACGTGTTTGCGCCGGAACTGGCCGGCAAGCTGAAGCGCTACATCTATTCCGCCGGTGACACGCGCGACGCGGCGGAGGCCTACCGGCTGTTCCGCGGCCGGCTGCCGACGCCGGATGCGCTGCTGCAGAAGCGCGGGCTGGCGGCGTAG
- a CDS encoding 2-isopropylmalate synthase, which translates to MTDSTNSNGSSTPASQKDRVLIFDTTLRDGEQCPGATMTFEEKLEVAEMLDAMGVDIIEAGFPIASEGDFEAVSEIARRSKRSTIAGLARAISGDIARAGEAVRHAGKPRIHTFVSTSPIHLEHQMRKSQEEVLEIITKTVAQARNLVEDVEWSAMDATRTPIDYLCRATEAAIRAGATTINLPDTVGYATPDEYRAMFRQVRERVPNADKAIFSVHCHNDLGLAVANSIAGIEGGARQVECTINGIGERAGNAALEEVVMALRVRGDVLPYDTGIDSTLLMKTSRAVSSACAFPVQYNKAIVGRNAFAHESGIHQDGMLKNQTTYEIMTPASVGVTKTSLVMGKHSGRAAFRSKLKDMGYDLGENQMEDAFTRFKALADRKKHVYDEDIEALVDENLASAHDRVKLVSLTVMAGTRGPQRATMKLDVDGRFVTEEVEGNGPVDAIFNAIKAIVPHEATLELYDVHAVTEGTDAQAEVTVRLTHDGSSVTGRGADPDTLVSSAKAYLVALNKLMAKGSRLHAQAAAG; encoded by the coding sequence ATGACCGACTCGACCAACAGCAACGGCTCTTCGACGCCCGCTTCCCAAAAAGATCGCGTGCTGATCTTCGACACCACCCTGCGTGACGGCGAGCAGTGCCCCGGCGCGACCATGACCTTCGAAGAGAAGCTCGAGGTCGCCGAGATGCTGGACGCGATGGGCGTCGACATCATCGAGGCCGGCTTCCCGATCGCCTCCGAGGGCGATTTCGAGGCGGTCTCCGAGATCGCGCGGCGCAGCAAGCGCTCGACCATCGCCGGGCTGGCACGCGCCATTTCGGGCGACATCGCGCGGGCCGGCGAGGCTGTACGCCATGCGGGCAAGCCGCGCATCCACACCTTCGTCTCGACCTCGCCGATCCATCTCGAGCACCAGATGCGCAAGTCGCAGGAGGAGGTGCTGGAGATCATCACGAAGACCGTCGCGCAGGCGCGCAACCTGGTCGAGGACGTCGAATGGTCGGCGATGGACGCCACCCGCACGCCGATCGATTATCTCTGCCGCGCGACCGAGGCTGCGATCCGCGCCGGCGCGACCACGATCAACCTGCCCGACACGGTCGGCTACGCCACGCCGGACGAATACCGCGCCATGTTCCGCCAGGTGCGCGAGCGCGTGCCCAATGCCGACAAGGCGATCTTCTCGGTGCATTGCCACAATGATCTGGGGCTGGCGGTCGCCAACTCGATCGCCGGCATCGAGGGCGGGGCGCGTCAGGTCGAATGCACGATCAACGGCATCGGCGAGCGCGCCGGCAATGCCGCGCTGGAAGAGGTGGTAATGGCGCTGCGTGTGCGCGGCGACGTCCTGCCCTACGACACCGGCATCGACTCGACGCTGCTGATGAAGACCTCGCGGGCCGTCTCCAGCGCCTGCGCCTTCCCGGTGCAGTACAACAAAGCGATCGTCGGGCGGAACGCCTTCGCCCATGAGAGCGGCATCCACCAGGACGGCATGCTGAAGAACCAGACCACCTATGAGATCATGACCCCGGCCTCGGTCGGCGTCACCAAGACCTCGCTGGTGATGGGCAAGCATTCGGGCCGCGCCGCCTTCCGCTCGAAGCTGAAGGACATGGGCTACGATCTGGGCGAGAACCAGATGGAGGACGCCTTCACCCGCTTCAAGGCGCTCGCCGACCGCAAGAAGCATGTCTACGACGAAGATATCGAGGCGCTGGTCGATGAGAACCTCGCCTCGGCCCATGACCGGGTGAAGCTGGTCTCGCTGACGGTGATGGCCGGCACGCGCGGGCCGCAGCGCGCGACGATGAAGCTCGATGTCGATGGCCGCTTCGTCACCGAGGAGGTCGAGGGCAACGGGCCGGTCGACGCGATCTTCAACGCGATCAAGGCCATCGTTCCCCATGAGGCGACGCTGGAGCTCTACGACGTCCATGCCGTCACGGAGGGCACCGACGCGCAGGCCGAGGTCACGGTGCGGCTGACCCATGACGGCTCGTCGGTGACCGGCCGCGGTGCCGATCCCGACACGCTGGTCTCCTCGGCCAAGGCCTATCTTGTCGCGCTCAACAAGCTGATGGCCAAGGGCTCGCGCCTGCACGCCCAGGCGGCGGCGGGCTGA
- a CDS encoding NUDIX hydrolase encodes MTGAAGVETNDIDRFADGEIARLSGVDARIEPYDWAFARENAARIAAHWAEISAGKPAMFNGRILLQHRAAITGGVFEARYFETDYAAFMAWRDAGHPGPALRNGFAMGALRAADGAFLCGRMGGHTANAGMVYFAAGTPDRSDVRADGTVDLAGSVLRELAEETGLAETEVRVGEGWDAVFSPGRVAFMRPLTIDLPAEEARALMLSRMADLEEQELDDIVILRSAADCDRHRMALFMKPYLSHIFAQD; translated from the coding sequence GTGACCGGCGCCGCCGGGGTGGAGACCAACGACATCGACCGTTTCGCGGACGGGGAGATCGCGCGGCTGAGCGGGGTCGACGCCCGGATCGAGCCCTATGACTGGGCCTTCGCCCGCGAGAACGCGGCGAGGATCGCGGCGCACTGGGCCGAGATCAGTGCCGGCAAGCCCGCTATGTTCAACGGGCGCATCCTGCTGCAGCACCGCGCGGCGATCACCGGTGGCGTGTTCGAGGCCCGCTATTTCGAGACCGACTATGCCGCCTTCATGGCGTGGCGCGACGCCGGCCATCCAGGCCCGGCGCTTCGCAACGGCTTTGCCATGGGCGCGCTGCGGGCAGCGGATGGCGCCTTCCTGTGCGGGCGCATGGGCGGCCACACGGCCAATGCCGGTATGGTTTACTTCGCCGCCGGCACGCCCGACCGCAGCGATGTCCGCGCCGACGGCACGGTCGATCTCGCCGGCAGCGTGCTGCGCGAGCTTGCCGAGGAGACCGGGCTGGCCGAGACCGAAGTGCGGGTCGGGGAGGGCTGGGATGCCGTGTTCTCACCCGGCCGCGTCGCCTTCATGCGGCCGCTGACGATCGACCTGCCGGCCGAGGAAGCGCGAGCGCTGATGCTGTCGCGCATGGCCGACCTCGAGGAGCAGGAACTCGACGACATCGTGATCCTGCGCAGCGCCGCCGATTGCGACCGGCACCGCATGGCGCTCTTCATGAAGCCCTATCTCAGCCATATCTTCGCGCAGGATTGA
- a CDS encoding YoaK family protein: MMTYNRWAIGLAFCLSGLAGYIDTIGFISLGGFFVSFMSGNTTRLGIELAGLKGGGIATAALILVLFVLGVVCGSVAGHFGGRRRKSAVLWVVALALVVAASLDQIGLSFAGAAMLAFAMGAENGVFQRDGEVTIALTYMTGTLVKMGQRMAGALLGGPKLAWVRHFLLWIGLLTGCINGAIAHYLVGQGAVWLAALAAAIFAVALPFLPLDD, from the coding sequence ATGATGACCTATAACCGCTGGGCGATCGGCCTTGCCTTCTGCCTGTCGGGGCTCGCCGGCTATATCGACACGATCGGCTTCATCAGCCTCGGCGGCTTCTTCGTCTCCTTCATGAGCGGCAACACCACGCGGCTGGGCATCGAGCTCGCCGGGCTGAAGGGCGGTGGCATCGCCACGGCCGCGCTGATCCTCGTCCTCTTCGTCCTCGGCGTGGTCTGCGGCTCGGTGGCCGGCCATTTCGGCGGCCGGCGGCGCAAATCGGCCGTGCTCTGGGTGGTGGCGCTGGCGCTTGTCGTCGCCGCGAGCCTCGACCAGATCGGGCTGAGCTTCGCAGGCGCCGCCATGCTGGCCTTCGCCATGGGCGCGGAGAACGGCGTCTTCCAGCGCGACGGCGAGGTCACCATCGCGCTGACCTATATGACAGGAACGCTGGTGAAGATGGGCCAGCGTATGGCGGGCGCCCTGCTCGGCGGACCGAAACTCGCCTGGGTCCGTCATTTCCTGCTCTGGATCGGCCTGCTGACCGGCTGCATCAACGGCGCCATCGCGCATTACCTCGTCGGCCAGGGCGCGGTCTGGCTGGCCGCGCTGGCGGCTGCGATCTTCGCAGTCGCCCTGCCCTTCCTGCCGCTGGACGACTGA
- a CDS encoding endonuclease, translating into MKLRVGTFNVENLLTRQRFASGERSDTAPAMSLFHFPRIDERDAVERSLAVALEDDKRQMTALALAEAKADLWMLQEVDSLASLQAFFANYVHRIADHRYGHFTLLDGNDRRNIDIGFAARRDLLAPQQVSVRSHKDLSFAAAGIHDRDLAALGIGPDGKVFARDCLQVELDFGDRSLALFGCHLKSMNNGRDDGRQATLPVRRAEARAVKGLIKQRFGEGWREANWIVLGDLNAYRFGLGPLAEVVDEGESGIEPLLDGFAIDPMESIPTHERWTHFRRYWSEAREQLVETHMPLDHILLSPALAAANPHPALQMIRRGLPYRVPLDPREPDRSMARLATSADRYPRVGWDRPKASDHCPLTIDLTIPKD; encoded by the coding sequence ATGAAACTGCGCGTCGGCACCTTCAACGTCGAGAACCTGCTGACGCGCCAGCGCTTCGCCTCGGGCGAGCGCAGCGACACGGCGCCCGCCATGTCGCTGTTCCATTTCCCGCGCATCGACGAGCGCGATGCAGTGGAGCGTTCGCTGGCGGTGGCGCTGGAGGACGACAAGCGCCAGATGACGGCGCTCGCTTTGGCGGAGGCGAAGGCCGATCTCTGGATGCTGCAGGAGGTCGACTCGCTGGCCAGCCTGCAGGCCTTCTTCGCCAATTACGTCCACCGCATCGCGGACCATCGCTACGGCCATTTCACGCTGCTCGACGGCAATGACCGCCGCAACATCGATATCGGCTTCGCCGCCCGGCGCGATCTGCTGGCGCCGCAGCAGGTGAGCGTGCGCTCGCACAAGGATCTGAGTTTCGCGGCGGCCGGCATCCATGACCGCGATCTTGCCGCGCTCGGCATCGGACCCGACGGCAAGGTCTTCGCGCGCGACTGCCTGCAGGTGGAGCTCGATTTCGGCGACCGCAGCCTCGCCTTGTTCGGCTGCCACCTCAAATCGATGAACAATGGCCGCGACGATGGCCGGCAGGCGACGCTGCCGGTGCGCCGGGCCGAGGCCCGGGCCGTGAAGGGCCTGATCAAGCAGCGCTTCGGCGAGGGCTGGCGCGAGGCGAACTGGATCGTGCTCGGCGATCTCAACGCCTACCGCTTTGGGCTGGGGCCGCTGGCCGAGGTCGTCGACGAGGGGGAGAGCGGCATCGAGCCACTGCTCGACGGTTTCGCCATCGACCCGATGGAATCGATCCCGACACATGAGCGCTGGACGCATTTCCGGCGCTACTGGTCCGAGGCGCGCGAGCAACTCGTCGAGACGCATATGCCTCTCGACCATATCCTGCTCTCGCCGGCGCTGGCGGCAGCCAATCCGCATCCGGCCCTGCAGATGATCCGGCGCGGGCTGCCCTATCGTGTGCCGCTCGATCCGCGCGAGCCCGACCGCTCGATGGCGCGGCTGGCGACCTCGGCGGACCGCTATCCCCGCGTCGGCTGGGACAGGCCCAAGGCCTCCGACCACTGCCCGCTCACCATCGACCTGACCATTCCAAAGGACTGA